The Thermoplasmata archaeon nucleotide sequence AAATACATGCCTGGTTTTGGAAGTGTGCCTGCAGCCGACATCTACATAACGAAGGAGAGTGTAAATCTGGAATTTTCGCAGTATCTTCTGTTTCTGGATGTGGAGGAAGGCAGGGATGTGGAGTGCGGAGAATACATTCGGGAAAACTATGGTGGCGAGGTTGCAGTGATGGTTTACAGTGAGGAGGTGGCGAAGCTGAAAGAGAATCCGCTCGTGGGTTCTGTTTATAATTTCCTCACAATTGAATTTGTTTTTGCGATAATAATTACTGCAGTTGGTATCGGAATGATAATGTTTATTGCTGTGCTGGAGCGGAAGCAGGAGATTGCAAACATGGTTGTCAGAGGTGGAAGTTTCGGACAGATTGCAAAGTTGATCTGGGGCGAGGGTCTCACTGTGTCAATTGTGGGTATTATTCTGGGTTTTGGCACAGGTGCCTTGACTGCGTTTGTGTTCAACAAACTTTTTGACCTTGTGATGACTGGTGGGAGTGTGATAGTGAGAGATGTGGTGTTTGGGCTAACGAGTTTGCAGATTGTTGTTGTGGCATTGAGTGTGCTTGTGGTTACAACATTTATAGTTGTGCTGCCGATGAAACGGCTGAAGTTGAATGAGATTTTGCGATGGAGAGGTGGTTAGATTGATAGTGATAAAGGACCTGATGAAAGTTTATAAGATGGGCAGAACTGAGGTGTTTGCGCTGCGTGGTGTGAATGCGGAGATTAAAGAAGGCGAGTTTGTGGCTGTGGTCGGACCTTCTGGATGCGGAAAGACAACGCTTCTCAATTTGATTGGTGGAATTGATTTGCCCACTGCTGGCTCAATCATTGTGAAGGGCACGAACATCTGCAATTACAGTGAGAAGGAACTTGTGGATTACAGGAGGAGGTATGTGGGAATGGTGTTCCAGTTCTTCAATCTTGTGCCAACACTGACTGCTTATGAGAATGTGGAATTGCCTGCATTGCTTGCTGGTATCGAGAAGAAGGCAAGGGAGAAGCGGGTGATGGAGTTGCTGAAGAGTGTGGGAATGGTGGAGAGAGCAGGGCATCTGCCTGATGAGATGAGTGGTGGGGAGCAGCAACGGATTGCAATCGCGACTGCACTTGTGAACAATCCCGCAATAATTCTGGCTGATGAGCCGACTGGAGAGCTTGATAAAAAGACAGGACTGGAGATTCTGGAGCTTTTCAAAGCGTTGCAGAAAAATGAGAAGAAGACACTCATTGTGGCAACGCATGACCCGAGGATAGCTGAGTTTGCAGATAGAATTTTGCACATGGAAGACGGAAAGATTACTGGGAAGAAAGAATAGGGTTTTGTAATTGTTTTAGAGATTAATTATTGCATAATGGCATGAAACGAAGGAGTGCTTACTTTCCTGCAGCGACATTCTCCAGCATTATGTTTAGCTTTTTTTCAATGAATTCTTTTACTCTTTGTGCAATCATATAACACTCTTCAGCTTCTTCAAGTGTGGGAACATAAAATTCATCTGGATAGCGGATATTCACGGCATAGAATGTGGGGTTTCCTACATCTATGTTTTCAAAATCACTGTCCTGTGCCTTACAAAGTTCCAGGAGGTACTCAAGATTATGGGTTTTCCCGAAATCCACGCCTTTCAAAACTAGATAAGATTTCAGCAGTTTTTCAACAAATTGCTGGCAATGAAAACAAACAGCACCTTTGGGAATTTCCTCAGAGGGTAAACACCTCTCATGGATAACAACTTTCCAGTCCTCCATTGCCCTTAACATCCATTTTTTCACATCTTCATTCATATTGAGATTCCTTCCTTCATGGCCTCTCTCACCAGAGAGCCAAACATTTTCTTACCGCCCTCAAATTCCTGTTCCGATTTTATTATCACATCACAATCTATTTTGACTTTGGCTAGAGATTCTCTAATCGTTTTTGAATAGAGCATTTTTTCTTTAACAGAGAGCCGTTCCTTCACCACTACAAGCACATCCCAGTCACTCTGAATTTTAAAATCGCCTCTTGCTCTGGAACCGAAGAGAATTATTTGCAAAACCTCAATTGAATTTGCTTTCATCACGCTGTTTATTTTTTCCTTCAAAACCGAGATTGCTGCTTCTCTGGTGTCTATTTCTCTCATTTCACACCATTTTAATCAATGCGTTTGAAGTATTTATTAATTTTCTCTTCAAGAATTTGGAAGGGAGTTGCTGAAAAGCGTGGGAGTGGTGGGGAGCAGCAACGCATGACACAAGGATAGCTGAGTTCGCAGATAGAATTTTGCACATGGAAGACGGGAGGGTTGGGGAAAAGAAAGTGAGATGAAATTGGCGAAATCATCTAACAAAAGGTTATATATTTGTTTCTTATCTCCTTTTTGTGAGCACAAAGGAAGAGGATAAAGTAGCAGAAACAATTAGGATGGCTGCCTTACTCCACGATATTGGAAAGTTTGTCCAGAGGGCTGGAGAGCTGGCGTGGCACGAAGATATTAGTGCGAAACTCCTAAGACCTTTTGTTCCTGCGAACCTATTGGATGAAAAGGTTGTAAAAGCGATCCAGTTCCATCATCATGAAAGGAGGGGATTGAGGATTGATGGGTTGGATGACGATGATAAGGAGATTCTGAAGATTGTACAACTTGCAGATAGATGGGATTCTAGACAGAGAGATGACCTGGATGACCCTGATGCTGAAAAGGGCTCACCTACTACAACACCATTGAGCTCGTTTTTTTCGAAGGAAATGCACTACCCAGTGGTAAGGTTTTACCTGCCTTACCACTATTGCAAACCGTCGCGGAATCCCCCGTTAGATTACAAAACATGTAAAGCTGGGTTTGAAGAGGGGCTGGCCCAGATTTTGACAAATAAAAATGTTTCTGCAAAAACAAGGATAGGAGGTCTTCTTGAGTTGCTGAAAGAATACACATACTTTGTTCCGAGTTATACACAAACTACATGCCAGATTTCCCTTTACCATCATTTAAAAAGTACATGTGCCATGGCACATGCAATCTATCTCTGGAAAGAAGAAAAAGGGATTGAGGTA carries:
- a CDS encoding HEPN domain-containing protein; this translates as MNEDVKKWMLRAMEDWKVVIHERCLPSEEIPKGAVCFHCQQFVEKLLKSYLVLKGVDFGKTHNLEYLLELCKAQDSDFENIDVGNPTFYAVNIRYPDEFYVPTLEEAEECYMIAQRVKEFIEKKLNIMLENVAAGK
- a CDS encoding ABC transporter ATP-binding protein — encoded protein: MIKDLMKVYKMGRTEVFALRGVNAEIKEGEFVAVVGPSGCGKTTLLNLIGGIDLPTAGSIIVKGTNICNYSEKELVDYRRRYVGMVFQFFNLVPTLTAYENVELPALLAGIEKKAREKRVMELLKSVGMVERAGHLPDEMSGGEQQRIAIATALVNNPAIILADEPTGELDKKTGLEILELFKALQKNEKKTLIVATHDPRIAEFADRILHMEDGKITGKKE
- a CDS encoding nucleotidyltransferase domain-containing protein, whose translation is MREIDTREAAISVLKEKINSVMKANSIEVLQIILFGSRARGDFKIQSDWDVLVVVKERLSVKEKMLYSKTIRESLAKVKIDCDVIIKSEQEFEGGKKMFGSLVREAMKEGISI